One Fuerstiella marisgermanici DNA window includes the following coding sequences:
- a CDS encoding TfoX/Sxy family protein, with translation MRNIDEVLVARIRPLMKRRKGYSEKKMFGGVAFMINGNMCVGPWKGSLIVRLEKEKHDETQCEPHVKPMDITGKVMKGWARVEPAGIESDEDLKAWVERAVRFVRSLPPK, from the coding sequence GTGAGAAACATCGATGAAGTATTGGTCGCCCGAATCCGTCCGCTGATGAAGCGCCGTAAGGGCTACTCGGAGAAGAAGATGTTCGGCGGCGTTGCTTTCATGATCAACGGGAATATGTGCGTTGGTCCGTGGAAAGGGTCGCTGATTGTACGGCTCGAAAAGGAAAAGCACGACGAGACTCAATGTGAGCCGCATGTGAAGCCAATGGATATCACCGGCAAGGTGATGAAAGGCTGGGCCAGAGTTGAACCCGCCGGTATCGAGTCGGATGAAGACCTCAAGGCATGGGTCGAGCGAGCCGTCAGGTTCGTCAGATCATTGCCGCCGAAATGA
- a CDS encoding GNAT family N-acetyltransferase, with protein MKLVEIENSTDVAEFRDQHELLNAVVDSTVALYQKVGFLRPWIGYLAVENGRALGTCGFKSPPANGQAEIAYFTFPEHEGKGVATWMARQIVKRAQDADNCVTIAAQTLPAENASTSILRKLGFRFIGTVEHDEDGTVWEWKLTSDV; from the coding sequence GTGAAACTGGTCGAAATCGAAAACTCAACAGACGTTGCTGAATTCAGAGATCAACACGAATTACTGAACGCTGTCGTTGATTCGACCGTAGCGCTGTATCAGAAAGTTGGCTTTCTTCGCCCGTGGATCGGCTATCTTGCCGTCGAGAATGGTCGGGCGTTGGGGACTTGTGGCTTCAAGTCGCCCCCGGCAAACGGACAGGCGGAGATCGCCTATTTCACATTCCCGGAGCACGAGGGCAAGGGGGTTGCAACGTGGATGGCGAGACAGATTGTGAAGCGTGCTCAGGACGCTGACAACTGTGTGACCATCGCTGCCCAGACGCTGCCAGCAGAGAATGCATCAACCTCCATTCTCAGGAAACTTGGCTTCAGGTTCATCGGCACCGTTGAGCACGACGAGGACGGCACGGTTTGGGAGTGGAAACTAACGTCCGACGTTTGA
- a CDS encoding DUF1572 family protein, translating to MMNDYENLATEIAASATASFRANKSWADNAIAQVADEKLHVALDENTNSIAVIMKHVGGNLKSRWTDFLSTDGEKSWRNRDDEFIDSFTNREEILNHWEEGWACLFATLAVLQPEDLSKSVTIRGEAHSVPLAIHRSLAHCAYHIGQIILVARVLAGDEWETITIPRGESGTYNQSVWGKGHYKK from the coding sequence ATGATGAACGACTACGAGAACCTTGCCACCGAAATAGCGGCAAGCGCAACCGCTTCGTTTCGAGCCAACAAGAGTTGGGCGGACAATGCGATTGCTCAGGTCGCCGATGAGAAACTGCATGTTGCACTGGATGAGAATACAAACAGCATTGCGGTGATCATGAAGCACGTTGGCGGTAATCTGAAGTCCCGGTGGACTGATTTCCTGAGCACTGACGGTGAAAAGTCGTGGAGGAATCGGGACGACGAGTTCATTGATTCGTTTACGAATCGGGAAGAGATCCTCAATCACTGGGAGGAAGGATGGGCCTGCCTTTTTGCGACATTGGCAGTACTTCAGCCCGAAGACTTGTCAAAGTCAGTCACGATCCGGGGAGAAGCTCACTCGGTCCCTCTGGCAATTCACAGATCGCTGGCACACTGTGCCTACCACATCGGGCAGATCATTTTGGTAGCCAGAGTTCTCGCTGGCGACGAATGGGAAACGATCACAATCCCCAGAGGCGAATCGGGGACGTATAACCAGTCTGTCTGGGGCAAGGGGCATTACAAGAAGTGA
- a CDS encoding GNAT family N-acetyltransferase — MSPPNSELRIRQLDDADAKEVSELAVRSKAVWGYSTEQMEVFRRELTITGEEIDARIAFGATASGRLVGYYTVVLNSDDSGELEHLFVDPTRLKCGIGSMLLRHALAECQPRGLRSLNVLSDPNAAGFYDAFDAALIEYIPSSIPGRSIPKYRFDVVPPDFLEATDIIDFQNPNIQALAAELRGQSPDTLSLARFCFEWVRDNIQHSLDFQRTEVTCRASDVRSIGTGYCYAKSHLLAALLRANGIPAGFCYQRLTLSGDQPPFCLHGLNGVYLPVYGWYRIDARGNKAGVDAHFSPPVEQLAFATDVDGEFDFPEIWPEPLSVVTDALQSAESVQTLATCLPDVLPDEIESIWESVNKKPIARNREG, encoded by the coding sequence ATGAGTCCACCCAATAGCGAACTCAGGATACGACAACTCGATGATGCCGACGCAAAAGAAGTGAGTGAACTGGCGGTTCGGTCGAAGGCCGTCTGGGGATATTCCACCGAGCAGATGGAAGTCTTTCGCAGAGAACTTACAATCACAGGTGAAGAGATTGATGCTCGAATTGCCTTTGGAGCGACCGCTTCCGGCAGGCTTGTTGGATACTACACCGTGGTTCTCAACAGCGATGATTCCGGTGAACTGGAACACTTGTTCGTGGACCCCACTCGCTTGAAATGCGGAATCGGTTCGATGCTGCTGCGGCACGCTCTTGCCGAATGTCAGCCCCGTGGTTTGCGATCACTTAATGTACTGAGCGACCCCAATGCCGCAGGTTTCTACGACGCCTTTGACGCAGCGTTGATTGAGTACATTCCGTCCAGCATTCCCGGACGAAGTATCCCGAAATATCGTTTTGATGTGGTGCCACCCGATTTCCTTGAAGCCACGGACATCATCGATTTTCAGAACCCCAACATTCAGGCTCTCGCTGCGGAATTGAGGGGGCAGAGCCCAGACACACTGTCACTTGCCAGATTCTGCTTTGAGTGGGTGCGTGACAACATTCAGCACAGTCTTGACTTCCAGCGAACGGAAGTCACTTGCCGAGCATCCGATGTTCGTTCAATTGGAACGGGCTACTGCTACGCCAAAAGTCATCTACTGGCAGCGTTATTGAGGGCCAACGGAATTCCAGCAGGATTCTGCTATCAGCGTTTGACGCTCAGCGGTGATCAGCCGCCGTTCTGCCTCCACGGCTTGAACGGTGTTTACCTGCCAGTGTACGGCTGGTATCGAATCGATGCCCGTGGAAACAAAGCAGGCGTTGACGCTCACTTCAGTCCCCCGGTCGAGCAACTTGCGTTCGCAACAGATGTCGATGGAGAATTTGACTTCCCGGAGATCTGGCCTGAGCCATTGTCTGTTGTGACGGACGCTCTGCAATCCGCCGAGTCCGTCCAGACGCTTGCAACCTGCCTGCCAGACGTTCTGCCCGATGAGATCGAGTCAATCTGGGAATCAGTTAATAAGAAGCCGATTGCACGAAACAGAGAGGGCTAA
- a CDS encoding class I SAM-dependent methyltransferase produces the protein MTDIWSPNLYDGKHSFVWKFGASVIELLSPQPSERILDVGCGTGQLTAQIAESGASVVGLDNSPAMIDEARRLFPEIEFRLADAHDFQTDESFDAVFSNAALHWINEPEKVVRCIAGSLKTNGRMAVEFGGQGNVRHLSGAIEATSQSLLGEVVPHPWYFPSIAEFASLLDRNGLEVTQAAMIDRPTRLEGSDGLRNWVRMFGQHWLTQIPEEKHEQFLTQVEEIARPHLFRDSAWYADYRRIRVLAFRKERGRKQ, from the coding sequence GTGACTGACATTTGGAGTCCCAATCTCTACGACGGAAAGCACTCATTCGTCTGGAAGTTCGGTGCATCCGTCATAGAATTGCTATCCCCGCAGCCCAGCGAACGCATTCTGGATGTGGGTTGCGGCACAGGGCAACTGACGGCTCAGATCGCCGAATCGGGAGCCAGCGTTGTTGGCCTTGATAACTCACCGGCAATGATCGATGAAGCTCGCCGTCTGTTTCCTGAAATCGAATTCAGGCTGGCAGACGCTCATGACTTTCAGACCGACGAATCGTTTGACGCCGTATTCTCCAACGCCGCTCTGCATTGGATCAACGAGCCGGAAAAGGTCGTCCGATGCATCGCAGGTTCGCTGAAAACGAATGGACGGATGGCGGTTGAATTCGGTGGTCAGGGCAATGTTCGCCATCTGTCCGGTGCCATTGAAGCGACAAGCCAATCACTACTTGGTGAAGTCGTTCCGCATCCGTGGTACTTTCCGAGTATCGCCGAATTCGCCTCGTTGCTCGACAGAAACGGGTTGGAAGTCACACAGGCTGCGATGATTGATCGTCCAACACGACTCGAAGGCAGCGACGGCCTACGAAATTGGGTACGCATGTTTGGACAGCATTGGTTGACGCAGATCCCGGAAGAGAAACATGAACAGTTTCTGACGCAGGTTGAAGAGATCGCACGTCCACATCTGTTTCGAGACTCTGCGTGGTATGCCGACTACCGACGTATTCGAGTTTTGGCATTCAGGAAAGAGCGAGGTCGAAAGCAATGA
- a CDS encoding GNAT family N-acetyltransferase has protein sequence MKLDYQIETGTTPEEFIDLLHRSTLSERRPVNEPKTIKAMLQHADLIVTARSDRLLVGVSRAITDFAYCTYLSDLAVDVEFQKLGIGKELIRRTHEAAGLGTTLILLSAPNATSYYPHIGMTKHESCWITPRQAGGDA, from the coding sequence ATGAAACTGGATTACCAAATTGAAACGGGAACGACGCCCGAGGAGTTCATTGATTTACTGCACAGATCGACGTTATCAGAGCGTCGTCCGGTCAATGAACCGAAGACAATCAAGGCAATGCTTCAACATGCTGACCTTATCGTGACGGCTCGTTCAGACCGATTGCTGGTCGGCGTGTCACGTGCCATCACCGACTTTGCCTACTGCACCTATCTGTCGGACCTCGCCGTCGATGTCGAGTTTCAGAAGCTCGGTATCGGGAAAGAACTGATTCGGCGGACTCACGAGGCAGCAGGACTCGGCACGACTTTGATTCTGCTCTCGGCACCCAACGCCACTTCGTATTATCCGCACATTGGAATGACAAAGCATGAGTCGTGCTGGATTACTCCACGACAAGCCGGAGGTGATGCGTGA
- a CDS encoding GNAT family N-acetyltransferase, translating into MLESIEFRESKDVHRESVLDLYRANHWSSANKPDQLHQGLLNSHSLVTAWHGDRLVGLANAISDGFLVVYYPHVVVHPDYHRKGIGRALVLRLKARYEGFHQHSVLADKDAVAFYESCGFERSVCPAMWIYDGDDH; encoded by the coding sequence ATGCTTGAATCGATTGAATTTCGTGAATCGAAGGACGTGCATAGAGAATCCGTGCTGGACCTCTATCGTGCCAATCATTGGTCGTCAGCCAACAAGCCTGATCAATTGCATCAAGGACTGCTCAACTCACATTCGCTTGTGACAGCTTGGCATGGCGACAGACTCGTTGGCCTTGCCAATGCGATTTCGGACGGATTCTTGGTGGTCTACTATCCGCACGTTGTCGTTCACCCGGATTACCACCGAAAAGGCATCGGGCGAGCATTGGTGCTGCGTTTGAAAGCACGCTACGAGGGCTTTCACCAGCATTCAGTTTTGGCGGACAAAGACGCTGTTGCATTCTACGAAAGCTGTGGCTTCGAGCGTTCTGTTTGCCCGGCAATGTGGATTTACGATGGCGACGATCATTGA
- a CDS encoding PhzF family phenazine biosynthesis protein has product MKIFIVDAFAGRPFAGNPAAVCLLEGGHDSDWMQSVASEMNLSETAFVRKLDDGFELRWFTPVFEVELCGHATLASAHVLWIEGLVNPDQAIRFHTKSGVLTCTNNDGLVELDFPATPAQEADPPAELLDALGVRPSFVGSSKFDKLIVVESEEIVRSLKPDFGKLGQIACRGVIVTSTSGDPKFDFISRFFAPAAGVNEDPVTGSAHCCLGPYWSERLGKTEMTAFQASARGGVVRVRVAGDRVLLGGRAVTVVRGELDAGGGDA; this is encoded by the coding sequence ATGAAGATATTCATCGTTGATGCATTCGCTGGTCGCCCGTTCGCAGGTAATCCTGCCGCCGTCTGTTTGCTCGAAGGCGGTCATGATTCAGACTGGATGCAATCTGTTGCTTCTGAGATGAATCTGTCGGAGACCGCCTTCGTCCGCAAGCTCGACGATGGCTTTGAACTCCGCTGGTTCACGCCTGTCTTTGAAGTCGAATTGTGCGGTCATGCGACGTTGGCATCGGCTCATGTGCTCTGGATCGAGGGTCTCGTGAACCCAGATCAAGCGATCCGATTCCACACGAAAAGTGGCGTCCTGACTTGCACCAACAACGATGGGCTTGTCGAATTGGATTTCCCCGCAACACCGGCACAGGAAGCCGATCCACCTGCGGAACTCCTCGATGCTCTTGGTGTCAGACCGTCGTTTGTTGGAAGTTCCAAATTCGACAAGCTGATCGTCGTTGAGTCCGAAGAAATCGTTCGCTCCCTGAAGCCGGATTTCGGAAAACTCGGTCAGATTGCATGCCGAGGTGTGATTGTCACCAGCACGTCAGGCGATCCGAAGTTCGATTTTATCTCTCGCTTCTTCGCTCCCGCAGCGGGGGTGAACGAAGACCCTGTTACCGGATCAGCCCACTGCTGTCTGGGACCGTATTGGAGCGAGCGTTTGGGCAAAACGGAAATGACAGCGTTTCAGGCTTCGGCCCGTGGCGGCGTCGTGCGAGTTCGAGTTGCTGGTGATCGAGTTCTTCTTGGCGGGCGAGCCGTCACGGTCGTGAGAGGGGAACTTGACGCTGGAGGCGGCGATGCTTGA
- a CDS encoding DinB family protein: MNSTELLRRLHEHRRWANHRLLDTAEQLNHEQLHQAYPIGQGSIWKTLTHLYAAEYVWLEALTGNESPLTPGDARGKLPGNQEGEGAMASLTELRARWRELDQRWVAYLAALEPESLSETVYKNNSVSGQRLPTQRSDILIHVCTHAQYTTAQLVNMLRQAGQTDLPDVMLISMAREGSAFRPDK, encoded by the coding sequence ATGAATTCGACCGAATTGCTCAGGCGCCTGCATGAACATCGCCGGTGGGCAAACCACAGACTTCTGGATACAGCAGAGCAACTCAATCACGAACAGCTGCACCAAGCATATCCCATCGGCCAAGGCTCGATTTGGAAAACGCTGACTCATCTTTACGCCGCCGAATACGTTTGGCTGGAAGCACTCACCGGAAATGAGAGCCCGCTGACACCGGGTGACGCACGTGGAAAACTCCCCGGCAATCAGGAAGGCGAAGGGGCGATGGCTTCGCTTACTGAGTTACGAGCACGATGGCGAGAGCTTGACCAGCGATGGGTTGCGTATCTCGCTGCTCTTGAGCCGGAGTCTCTGTCAGAAACGGTCTACAAAAATAATTCCGTTTCAGGGCAACGCTTGCCAACGCAGCGAAGTGATATTCTGATTCATGTCTGCACGCACGCTCAATACACGACCGCACAACTGGTCAACATGTTGAGACAAGCAGGCCAAACTGACCTGCCAGATGTGATGCTGATTTCGATGGCACGAGAAGGATCAGCTTTCCGGCCAGACAAATAG
- the pth2 gene encoding aminoacyl-tRNA hydrolase: protein MTEPTRIKQVIVMRHDLKMRRGKQIAQGAHASMAFLTRRLQELGTMSLSDFTDTEQAWLTESFAKVCCRVNSEEELMEIHDKAIAAGLQVYLITDSGKTEFHGEPTRTCLAVGPDLVEKIDVITGDLQLL from the coding sequence TTGACTGAGCCTACTCGGATCAAACAAGTCATCGTGATGCGACATGACCTGAAAATGCGGCGAGGCAAGCAGATCGCTCAGGGAGCACATGCTTCCATGGCGTTTCTCACCAGACGACTGCAAGAGTTGGGCACCATGTCACTCAGTGATTTCACGGACACAGAACAGGCGTGGCTCACCGAATCGTTCGCCAAAGTGTGTTGCCGAGTGAACAGCGAAGAAGAGTTAATGGAGATCCACGATAAAGCGATAGCAGCCGGGCTTCAGGTCTATTTGATTACCGACAGCGGCAAAACTGAATTCCACGGCGAGCCAACTCGCACTTGCTTGGCGGTCGGGCCGGATCTGGTTGAGAAGATCGACGTAATCACGGGCGACCTGCAATTGCTTTGA
- a CDS encoding AAA family ATPase — MNWQTLKQIPLDDILAWAESQPWCRAMADCLQDAEWHSEGDVWTHTKMVCHQLVKLEEWPSLTEQEKTVLIFTALFHDAAKPLTSQTDPDTGRVTSPKHAVKGEHLARSILRDIDCDLMTRKEIARLVRFHGRPAFLLERDDPTHEVVRLSWLVNNRLLYLFALADTRGRDTDSMTRPEENLQYWKLTAEESDCYDQPYPFANDQARFLFYRNTDPNLHYVPHEDFSCTVTMLSGLPGSGKDTWLSRHRDDLPVVSLDEIRNEMKVEPTDNQGEVVQLARERCREHLRAGTSFAFNATNTQKDTRQRWLDLFADYNAAIEIVYVEPQFNLLLKQNKGRSNSVPENVIRKLAAKCEPPTWTEAHTVILTNGESN; from the coding sequence ATGAATTGGCAGACACTTAAACAGATTCCATTGGACGACATCTTGGCTTGGGCCGAATCCCAGCCATGGTGTCGAGCAATGGCTGATTGCCTTCAGGATGCCGAATGGCATTCCGAAGGCGATGTCTGGACACACACGAAGATGGTCTGCCATCAGCTTGTGAAGCTTGAAGAATGGCCGTCGCTGACTGAACAGGAGAAGACCGTACTGATCTTCACGGCGTTGTTCCATGATGCGGCCAAACCGCTGACTTCTCAGACCGATCCCGATACAGGACGTGTGACATCCCCCAAACACGCCGTGAAAGGAGAGCATCTGGCACGAAGCATTCTTCGAGACATTGATTGTGACCTGATGACTCGGAAAGAGATCGCCCGGCTGGTTCGGTTTCACGGTCGGCCAGCATTCCTGCTGGAGCGTGATGACCCAACACATGAAGTCGTGCGGTTATCGTGGCTGGTCAACAATCGACTGCTTTACTTATTCGCATTGGCTGACACTCGTGGTCGTGATACAGATTCCATGACTCGACCTGAGGAGAACCTGCAATACTGGAAATTGACGGCGGAAGAGAGCGACTGCTATGACCAGCCGTATCCGTTTGCCAATGATCAGGCTCGATTCCTGTTCTACCGGAATACGGACCCCAATCTTCACTACGTTCCGCACGAAGACTTTTCCTGCACGGTGACGATGCTGTCAGGACTTCCGGGCAGCGGCAAGGATACATGGCTGTCACGCCATCGTGATGATCTTCCTGTTGTGTCGCTGGACGAAATTCGCAACGAAATGAAGGTCGAACCAACAGATAATCAAGGTGAAGTCGTTCAGCTTGCACGAGAACGCTGCCGTGAACATCTGCGGGCGGGAACTTCATTTGCATTCAATGCGACGAACACACAAAAGGACACTCGGCAGCGCTGGCTGGATTTGTTTGCCGACTACAATGCGGCAATTGAAATTGTTTACGTTGAGCCGCAGTTCAATCTTCTGCTTAAACAGAACAAGGGCCGCAGCAATTCAGTGCCGGAAAATGTCATCCGAAAGCTGGCGGCTAAGTGCGAACCACCGACGTGGACTGAAGCACACACCGTGATATTGACCAATGGAGAATCGAATTGA
- a CDS encoding RNA ligase family protein has protein sequence MMGTSNETFTKYPRTPHLFGSKGTDDDKHLGEAESNAFIADESLIVEEKIDGTNVGIHFLKSGEMALQCRGHLITEGMHPQYDLFKSWAAVKRHTLEDRLENRFIMFGEWVYARHSVFYRQLSHYFFEFDIYDKTEAAFLDLEQRLKLLKGTGIETVPVVSIGALKRSCLDELIGPSKFDSRFDNPLTNQTDNLMEGLYLRTEADGVVTGRAKMVRPEFVEKIKQSTHWQHQEMVPNELADGVDIWK, from the coding sequence ATGATGGGTACATCAAACGAAACTTTCACGAAGTATCCCCGGACACCGCATCTTTTCGGCTCGAAGGGAACTGACGATGACAAACATCTCGGTGAGGCTGAATCCAATGCCTTCATCGCTGATGAGTCATTGATCGTAGAGGAAAAGATCGACGGCACGAATGTGGGTATCCATTTCTTGAAATCCGGTGAGATGGCCCTGCAATGTCGGGGTCATCTCATCACCGAGGGAATGCATCCGCAGTACGATCTGTTCAAGTCATGGGCGGCGGTGAAGCGGCATACGCTGGAAGACCGGCTGGAAAACCGCTTCATCATGTTCGGGGAGTGGGTGTACGCTCGGCATTCCGTCTTTTACCGACAGCTTTCGCACTACTTCTTCGAGTTCGACATTTACGACAAGACGGAAGCGGCGTTTCTGGACTTGGAACAACGTCTGAAGTTGCTTAAGGGGACGGGAATCGAAACGGTCCCTGTTGTTTCAATAGGTGCGTTGAAGCGATCTTGTCTCGACGAGTTGATCGGGCCATCGAAGTTCGATAGCCGGTTCGACAATCCGTTGACGAATCAAACGGATAACCTGATGGAAGGGCTCTATCTGCGAACAGAAGCAGACGGTGTCGTGACAGGGCGGGCGAAAATGGTACGGCCTGAATTTGTTGAGAAGATTAAGCAGAGTACCCACTGGCAGCATCAGGAGATGGTGCCGAATGAATTGGCTGACGGCGTGGATATCTGGAAATGA
- a CDS encoding ADP-ribosylglycohydrolase family protein, which produces MTEDRLGRACLSLDGLSIGDAFGQQFFSPNVAAESKRSNPPTPPWNYTDDTEMAIALTETLRVCESVDQEFFVQQLVERYQSEPNRGYGAGARRLLEDVAEGGCWKTLSQQMFSGSGSHGNGAAMRVSPLVAWFADDIDLTIKQAALSAEVTHTHPEAIVGAIAVALSSGWAWRRRSEQPEELIPWVISKLDQSEVRRRLEWVATYPLDTWAYTIASQVGCGDEISSQDTVPFCLWMAAAHLNDYSEAMWTAARVGGDMDTTCAIIGGIVAMSVGSEGIPADWKLNREPLGWSSRPN; this is translated from the coding sequence ATGACTGAAGACCGATTGGGTAGAGCGTGTTTGTCGTTAGACGGTCTGTCCATTGGCGATGCATTTGGGCAGCAGTTTTTCTCACCGAATGTTGCCGCAGAATCAAAACGCAGCAACCCACCAACACCACCGTGGAATTACACAGACGATACGGAAATGGCGATTGCACTCACAGAAACACTGAGAGTGTGCGAGTCCGTTGATCAGGAGTTTTTCGTTCAGCAGCTTGTCGAAAGATATCAGTCAGAACCGAATCGTGGATACGGAGCCGGTGCTCGACGGCTCCTTGAAGACGTTGCGGAAGGTGGATGCTGGAAGACGCTGAGCCAACAGATGTTCAGTGGCAGTGGCTCACATGGTAACGGTGCGGCGATGCGGGTCTCTCCGCTTGTCGCATGGTTTGCTGATGACATTGACCTTACGATAAAGCAGGCAGCACTTTCTGCGGAAGTTACGCATACTCACCCAGAAGCGATTGTCGGGGCCATCGCAGTAGCCCTGTCATCTGGTTGGGCGTGGCGGCGTAGATCCGAGCAACCCGAAGAGTTGATTCCTTGGGTTATCTCAAAACTTGACCAAAGTGAAGTTCGTCGCCGACTGGAATGGGTGGCGACATATCCACTTGATACGTGGGCGTACACGATAGCCTCACAAGTTGGTTGTGGGGATGAAATCAGCAGTCAGGACACCGTGCCGTTTTGCCTTTGGATGGCTGCGGCACATCTCAATGACTACAGCGAAGCAATGTGGACTGCCGCACGAGTCGGCGGAGATATGGATACGACGTGCGCCATCATTGGTGGAATCGTCGCCATGAGTGTTGGATCTGAAGGAATCCCAGCCGACTGGAAGCTGAACCGTGAACCACTCGGCTGGAGCAGCCGTCCGAATTGA
- a CDS encoding SEC-C metal-binding domain-containing protein encodes MSKRRRGFPSETQVKQGVRIVHGDKLLEEKLGRNDLCPCNSGKRYKKCCLKKGCF; translated from the coding sequence ATGAGCAAACGTCGCCGGGGATTCCCCTCCGAAACTCAGGTGAAGCAAGGAGTACGAATCGTCCACGGTGATAAACTGCTGGAAGAGAAGCTCGGACGTAACGATCTGTGTCCGTGTAATTCGGGCAAACGCTACAAGAAGTGTTGCCTCAAGAAAGGCTGCTTTTGA
- a CDS encoding DUF4365 domain-containing protein, with translation MGKRKQRAEQHVMEDESIQIVSAALPRSWVVRQYRPDYGLDLAVETFEDFAGSGQVETLGEHFFVQVKSVGKFSTTTLTAQPRHNVTKPQPTSYTSDDETQNIEVVKHQIDTSLLRTVQAMGASTVVMLFLVSLDSRRVLFLCLNDYIDKIVVPEKPLYYEQATITLNVPMKNELSRSEVHGAGTAIIRFIAKRSKFYSAFNLFAYQRHELSFCSDGEEQRNTAKHFLGSLRRLDVWGGHDWKISEDYFRWLLHLDSVLPGVPLDGWFASHPFTQWSLNHSHSREEMFNLDMSNFWNGLNVLSRNYEEVCREWNLPTHLAACLAQW, from the coding sequence ATGGGTAAGCGAAAGCAACGTGCAGAGCAGCACGTGATGGAAGACGAATCAATTCAGATCGTTTCGGCGGCGTTACCCAGATCGTGGGTGGTCCGGCAGTATCGTCCTGACTATGGCCTTGACCTCGCCGTTGAGACCTTTGAAGACTTTGCTGGTTCCGGGCAGGTAGAGACGTTAGGTGAACATTTCTTCGTGCAGGTGAAATCAGTTGGTAAGTTTTCAACGACAACGTTGACTGCACAACCCCGCCACAACGTAACAAAGCCCCAGCCCACTTCTTACACTAGCGACGATGAGACTCAGAACATTGAGGTGGTCAAGCACCAAATTGACACGTCGTTACTTAGAACAGTGCAGGCAATGGGCGCATCCACAGTCGTGATGCTTTTTTTGGTGTCGTTAGATAGCCGTCGTGTCCTATTCCTATGTTTGAACGACTACATCGACAAAATTGTTGTGCCAGAAAAACCGCTGTACTACGAGCAAGCGACAATTACCCTGAACGTTCCTATGAAAAACGAACTGTCTCGAAGTGAAGTTCACGGGGCGGGCACAGCCATTATCCGGTTCATAGCGAAGCGTTCGAAGTTCTATTCAGCTTTCAATCTGTTCGCTTACCAACGACACGAACTTTCATTCTGTTCTGACGGGGAAGAGCAAAGGAATACAGCTAAACATTTTCTAGGCAGCCTCCGCCGACTCGACGTGTGGGGTGGGCATGATTGGAAGATATCGGAAGATTACTTCCGATGGTTGCTGCATCTCGACTCGGTGCTCCCCGGCGTTCCGTTGGACGGGTGGTTTGCTTCTCATCCATTCACGCAATGGTCTCTGAATCACTCCCACTCCCGTGAGGAGATGTTTAACCTCGACATGAGCAATTTCTGGAATGGCCTGAACGTCTTAAGCCGAAACTACGAGGAAGTATGCCGTGAGTGGAATCTACCAACACATCTGGCCGCCTGCCTTGCACAGTGGTAA